One Vampirovibrio chlorellavorus genomic window carries:
- a CDS encoding prepilin-type N-terminal cleavage/methylation domain-containing protein, with the protein MKARLFRYQKNAGFSLIEVAVVIALIAILAAMGMTAFQGMDEHRDAEMVMSVQATLQSIVTQGATRMDIRPSDFNDQDYRAVLIATQHALGNIGTGTNGSAVRLSGSGRSFSLTIPSSRRGAVFTVNNNGVVELETANNFTSYQKDSQSKSLVKK; encoded by the coding sequence ATGAAGGCCCGACTGTTCCGGTATCAAAAAAATGCTGGCTTTAGCCTGATTGAAGTGGCCGTTGTGATTGCCCTGATTGCCATTTTAGCCGCCATGGGCATGACGGCTTTTCAGGGGATGGATGAACACCGGGATGCTGAAATGGTCATGAGTGTTCAGGCCACCCTGCAGTCCATTGTGACCCAGGGGGCTACCCGCATGGATATTCGGCCCAGCGATTTTAATGATCAGGATTACAGGGCTGTGCTGATAGCGACTCAGCACGCCCTGGGGAATATAGGAACCGGGACGAACGGGTCTGCGGTCCGGTTGTCCGGCAGCGGACGAAGTTTCAGCCTGACCATACCCTCCTCCCGACGAGGGGCTGTGTTTACGGTCAATAACAATGGCGTGGTGGAACTGGAGACGGCCAACAACTTTACCAGTTATCAAAAAGACTCCCAATCCAAATCCCTGGTTAAAAAGTGA
- a CDS encoding aldehyde dehydrogenase family protein → MTVDAPHPFVKLNPATGEPLQTYTCPSEAVIARTVLQARESQAGWGETSLKQRAAVLKAIRGIIYQQARHLAQTISQETGKPIADALEADIATALNVLSYYAEIGPHGLKQRLIQPDWMSLVTGRLHRETWSPRGVIAIISPWNFPVAIACSGMAAALMAGNSVVLKPSELTPACGQHLIELVQAGLTAAGASPQTVQVLVGDGATGASLLAQPIDGVIFTGSDRTGQRIAETAARQRLWLSLELGGSDPMIVLDGCDLEQVASYALWGRFINAGQTCAAVKRLFVPAQQEAALLDLLKAKIRQLKIGSPEEKDCHLGPLISDAQRRLIAEQVQDALQQGAELIIGGQAVDRPGFFYEPTLLSKVPPQARVLTEETFGPVLPVIPYETIEQAIALANDTPFGLTASVFGPTPEAHEVARRLHCGTVVINEVGPTNFALACAPWGGWKRSGSGFSHGAASLTDLSQRKIISENWLFKFPFTRKPLWHFNQPDQPSGQRSQTVLALAARHPDLWWNPQRWWPFWQNRPSQKL, encoded by the coding sequence ATGACCGTCGATGCTCCGCACCCGTTTGTCAAACTGAACCCCGCCACGGGGGAACCGCTTCAGACGTATACTTGCCCCTCCGAGGCGGTCATTGCCCGCACCGTCCTTCAGGCCAGAGAATCGCAAGCGGGCTGGGGAGAGACGTCCCTGAAGCAACGGGCCGCGGTGCTGAAAGCCATTCGGGGAATAATTTATCAGCAGGCCCGGCATCTGGCCCAAACCATCAGCCAGGAAACCGGTAAACCCATAGCGGACGCCCTGGAGGCGGATATCGCCACCGCCTTAAACGTGCTGAGCTACTATGCCGAAATCGGCCCGCATGGGCTGAAGCAACGGCTCATCCAGCCCGATTGGATGTCTCTGGTGACCGGACGGTTGCACCGGGAAACCTGGTCCCCGCGCGGGGTCATCGCCATTATTTCGCCCTGGAATTTTCCGGTGGCCATTGCCTGTAGCGGCATGGCGGCAGCCCTTATGGCCGGTAACAGTGTTGTTTTAAAACCCAGTGAACTGACCCCCGCCTGTGGGCAGCACCTCATCGAGTTAGTGCAGGCGGGCCTGACCGCAGCCGGAGCCTCCCCCCAGACTGTCCAGGTGCTGGTGGGGGACGGGGCCACCGGAGCCTCTCTGCTGGCGCAGCCCATTGACGGGGTCATCTTCACCGGCAGTGATCGCACCGGTCAACGTATCGCGGAAACCGCCGCCCGACAGCGCTTATGGCTTAGTCTGGAACTGGGCGGCAGCGACCCCATGATTGTTCTGGACGGCTGCGACCTGGAGCAGGTGGCCAGCTACGCCCTTTGGGGCCGATTTATCAACGCCGGGCAAACCTGCGCCGCCGTCAAACGACTCTTCGTTCCAGCTCAACAAGAGGCCGCCTTGCTGGACTTGCTCAAAGCAAAAATCCGGCAACTGAAAATAGGCTCCCCGGAAGAAAAAGACTGCCATCTGGGGCCCTTGATCAGCGACGCCCAACGGCGACTGATTGCCGAGCAGGTGCAAGACGCCCTGCAACAGGGAGCGGAATTGATCATCGGTGGGCAGGCTGTGGACAGGCCGGGTTTTTTCTATGAGCCGACCTTGCTCAGCAAAGTTCCGCCGCAGGCCCGTGTGTTAACCGAGGAAACCTTTGGGCCGGTCTTGCCCGTTATCCCCTATGAAACCATTGAGCAGGCTATTGCCTTGGCCAATGACACCCCCTTTGGACTGACGGCCAGCGTGTTTGGCCCTACCCCTGAAGCGCACGAGGTTGCCCGACGCTTACACTGCGGCACCGTGGTGATTAACGAGGTGGGCCCCACCAATTTTGCCCTGGCCTGCGCCCCCTGGGGCGGATGGAAACGCAGTGGCTCCGGCTTTAGTCACGGGGCGGCCAGTTTAACGGATCTCAGTCAGCGAAAAATTATCAGCGAGAACTGGCTTTTCAAGTTTCCCTTTACCCGAAAACCCCTGTGGCACTTCAACCAGCCAGATCAGCCTTCGGGGCAACGGTCGCAAACCGTATTGGCGTTGGCCGCCCGGCACCCCGACTTGTGGTGGAACCCTCAGCGCTGGTGGCCCTTTTGGCAAAACCGGCCCAGCCAAAAACTGTAG
- a CDS encoding Dam family site-specific DNA-(adenine-N6)-methyltransferase, giving the protein MKPFLKWAGNKYAIIDRIKAVLPSGNRLIEPFAGSAAVFLNTDFENTILNDINADLMTLYRYLQQDGQRFIGYCQTFFVKEMNDADTYYQFRKIFNQTGDERLRAALFLYLNRHGYNGLCRYNNKGEFNVPFGRYSKPYFPAVEMTQFHQKIQNATLTNRNFVEIMEMARPGDVIYCDPPYVPLTETANFTGYSSGGFGLKEQETLAEVAKNLSKKGVHVVISNHDTTFTQTAYESAKIISFQVRRFISCKGDARGQANEMLALFGDEEFLVG; this is encoded by the coding sequence ATGAAGCCGTTTTTGAAGTGGGCAGGCAACAAGTATGCCATCATCGACCGTATTAAGGCTGTGCTGCCCAGTGGCAACCGGTTGATCGAGCCTTTTGCCGGTTCCGCCGCCGTTTTCCTGAACACCGACTTTGAAAACACCATCCTGAACGACATTAACGCGGACTTGATGACCTTATACCGCTACCTGCAACAAGATGGTCAACGCTTTATTGGCTATTGCCAGACTTTTTTTGTGAAAGAAATGAATGACGCGGACACTTACTATCAGTTTCGTAAAATTTTCAACCAGACCGGGGATGAGCGCCTGCGAGCCGCTCTGTTTTTGTATTTAAACCGCCACGGCTACAATGGGCTGTGCCGCTACAATAACAAGGGCGAATTCAACGTCCCCTTTGGCCGCTACAGCAAGCCTTATTTCCCCGCCGTGGAAATGACCCAGTTCCACCAGAAAATTCAGAACGCCACCCTGACCAACCGAAATTTTGTGGAGATCATGGAAATGGCCCGCCCCGGCGACGTGATTTACTGCGATCCGCCCTATGTACCCCTGACGGAAACGGCCAATTTTACCGGATACAGCAGCGGTGGTTTTGGCCTGAAAGAACAGGAAACCCTGGCCGAAGTGGCCAAGAACCTCTCCAAAAAAGGGGTTCACGTGGTTATTTCCAATCACGACACCACCTTTACCCAAACCGCTTACGAGTCGGCCAAGATCATTTCCTTTCAGGTGCGGCGCTTTATCAGCTGCAAAGGAGACGCTCGGGGACAGGCCAACGAAATGCTGGCCCTGTTCGGGGACGAAGAGTTCCTGGTCGGTTAA
- a CDS encoding MarC family NAAT transporter: MSILSSLHLQELLMFFIGTFVSLFSIVDPLMAAPLFVTLTDGQTAAQRNQVARRASIFSFVILGIFFITGSLILNFFQISIDALRIAGGLMILSSAYGMLNKKDSLDVIDEQEAHKKAVAHDDIAFSPLAMPILSGPGAIAVIIGMTTNTGGSVAKYLVILLAIMAVCFSSYLTMRVSQTIMNRMGPTIVKAFTRIMGFILLCVGVQFMVNGIAPLLAKALHGH; this comes from the coding sequence ATGTCGATACTGTCATCCTTACATTTGCAAGAACTGCTGATGTTTTTTATCGGGACGTTTGTCTCCCTGTTTTCCATTGTGGACCCCCTGATGGCGGCCCCCTTGTTTGTGACCCTGACCGATGGACAGACTGCCGCCCAGCGCAATCAGGTGGCCCGTCGGGCCTCTATTTTTTCCTTCGTCATTCTGGGTATTTTCTTTATCACCGGCAGTCTCATACTCAATTTTTTCCAGATCTCCATTGACGCCTTGCGCATCGCCGGAGGCCTGATGATTCTGTCGTCCGCCTACGGGATGCTGAACAAAAAAGACAGCCTGGATGTTATCGACGAACAAGAGGCCCACAAGAAAGCGGTAGCCCACGATGACATCGCCTTTTCCCCCTTGGCCATGCCCATTCTCAGTGGGCCGGGGGCCATTGCCGTCATCATCGGGATGACCACCAACACCGGGGGGTCAGTGGCCAAGTATCTGGTTATTTTGCTGGCCATTATGGCCGTCTGCTTCAGCAGTTACCTGACCATGCGGGTTTCTCAGACCATCATGAACCGCATGGGCCCCACCATTGTGAAAGCATTTACCCGCATTATGGGCTTTATTCTGCTGTGCGTGGGGGTGCAGTTTATGGTAAACGGGATTGCTCCCTTGCTGGCCAAGGCCCTGCACGGCCATTAA
- a CDS encoding SRPBCC family protein, whose amino-acid sequence MERLHESLTINAPASLCYQKWIHFEEFPHFMTHVDAVWPMAPQQWHWVFKGTLGIEVGGDMEVTLNEGRRSLSWRSLPGGKTRAEGTVRFTEAGPQETQMECDFHYELPTGPLGEALAHFLLNPQKVLQEELQNFRHLVEGTNVPTAKAQVGKTLQPDSFVVPEATSAAAGFSESFREEGEAPGYAGPYGLDSDSDDALLVENREEYPEVVLDLQNIQNEENPYLADEGALHSEDLRDTQAFVAGEEDVDVFTESYDASSEDLENYTEDLDEELDPTPNALPDSLRESP is encoded by the coding sequence ATGGAACGCCTGCACGAATCGTTGACCATCAACGCACCGGCCAGCCTGTGCTACCAAAAATGGATTCACTTTGAGGAATTTCCCCATTTTATGACCCATGTGGACGCCGTATGGCCCATGGCCCCGCAGCAATGGCACTGGGTTTTTAAGGGGACACTGGGCATTGAAGTGGGCGGGGATATGGAAGTGACCCTGAACGAAGGCCGCCGATCCCTCTCATGGCGCAGTCTGCCCGGCGGAAAAACCAGGGCGGAGGGGACGGTTCGCTTTACCGAGGCAGGGCCGCAGGAAACCCAAATGGAGTGCGACTTCCACTACGAATTGCCCACAGGCCCGCTGGGCGAAGCCCTTGCCCATTTTCTACTCAATCCGCAGAAAGTCCTGCAAGAGGAACTCCAAAATTTCAGGCATTTGGTGGAAGGAACCAACGTACCCACCGCCAAGGCGCAGGTGGGCAAAACGCTTCAGCCAGATTCGTTTGTGGTGCCTGAAGCCACCAGCGCCGCAGCTGGATTTTCAGAAAGTTTCAGGGAAGAAGGGGAAGCGCCTGGCTACGCGGGCCCTTATGGGCTGGATAGTGACAGTGATGATGCCCTTTTAGTCGAGAACCGTGAGGAATACCCGGAAGTGGTGCTTGATCTTCAGAATATCCAGAACGAGGAAAATCCCTACCTGGCCGATGAAGGGGCCTTGCACAGCGAAGATCTGAGAGACACACAGGCCTTTGTGGCTGGTGAGGAGGACGTGGATGTCTTCACGGAAAGCTACGATGCCTCCTCTGAGGATCTGGAAAATTACACCGAAGATCTGGATGAAGAACTGGACCCCACCCCCAACGCCCTGCCGGACAGCCTGAGAGAAAGCCCATAG
- a CDS encoding CBS domain-containing protein has translation MCLAKDVMTANPSTCRAEHTIYDAVRIMNREDCGVVPIVDELDHCIGIITDRDICLRTVLEHLDPEDTPVSELMSTDVMTCMETDDIETVLDIMEREQIRRIPVLNDENALIGIISEGDLAKSEVKAKVSELVEAVVT, from the coding sequence ATGTGCCTGGCCAAAGACGTGATGACCGCCAACCCTTCCACCTGCCGAGCAGAACACACCATTTACGACGCCGTGAGGATCATGAACCGGGAGGACTGCGGGGTGGTGCCCATTGTGGATGAACTGGATCACTGTATCGGGATCATTACCGACCGGGATATCTGCCTGAGAACGGTGCTGGAACATCTGGACCCGGAAGATACACCCGTCAGCGAGTTGATGAGTACCGATGTGATGACCTGCATGGAAACCGACGACATTGAAACCGTGCTGGACATTATGGAACGCGAACAGATTCGTCGCATTCCCGTTCTGAACGATGAGAACGCCCTGATCGGCATCATCAGTGAGGGGGATTTGGCCAAAAGTGAAGTGAAAGCCAAGGTCAGTGAACTGGTAGAGGCCGTTGTCACCTAA
- a CDS encoding LemA family protein: protein MSRKQGSPKQALPGVGSGTAILLGLLGVIVVIGLWFMGTYNGLINKDAEVERQASNVESQLKRRADLIPNLVATVKGYAKHEKGVYENIAAARSRLLAADVNSNPREAAAANSAFNSSLGRLLAIAENYPQLKADQNFIRLQDELTGTENRINVARLSFNDAVKDYNIAVRAFPGNVVAGISGFSRKDSFEATEAEKALPKVDFE from the coding sequence ATGTCTCGTAAACAAGGCTCCCCTAAACAGGCGCTTCCTGGCGTCGGCTCCGGCACAGCCATTTTATTGGGCCTGTTGGGCGTGATCGTGGTGATCGGGCTGTGGTTTATGGGGACTTACAACGGACTGATTAACAAAGACGCCGAAGTGGAACGTCAGGCCTCCAATGTGGAATCGCAGTTAAAGCGCCGGGCGGACTTGATCCCCAATCTGGTGGCCACCGTCAAAGGCTACGCCAAACACGAAAAAGGCGTCTACGAGAACATTGCCGCAGCGCGCAGCCGCCTGTTGGCCGCGGATGTGAACAGCAACCCCAGAGAGGCCGCCGCTGCCAATAGCGCATTCAACTCGTCTTTGGGGCGCTTGCTGGCCATTGCCGAGAATTATCCGCAACTGAAAGCCGATCAAAACTTCATTCGGCTGCAAGATGAGTTAACCGGCACCGAGAACCGTATTAACGTTGCTCGCCTGTCCTTTAACGACGCGGTGAAAGACTACAACATCGCCGTGCGGGCCTTCCCCGGCAATGTGGTGGCTGGTATTTCCGGCTTTTCCAGAAAGGACTCCTTTGAAGCCACCGAGGCTGAGAAAGCCCTGCCCAAGGTTGATTTTGAGTAA
- a CDS encoding TPM domain-containing protein, whose protein sequence is MKHRLPHLSRKHASRALRLLMLLALVGCLLLKGLPSDARAQVQNSPQQAQPEDQRPTPINQVPPKPTGLNIYINDYAHLLKPADRSTLQEQLQTLDEAGIAQISVVILPDTDLELSELAPRILNQWDIQHYKKKDGLLVLVNAYRVTQSLSGNRIFIATGYNLEEKLPDAVIGRILDEVALPAFNEGNFSGGITQATLAVAKILAGDQKLTEHYSQPAPDEDGLWFVIILVIFILLMFFNRKNRGGGGFYGGGYGGGFGGGWGDGGGGFGGGFGGGGDAGGGGGAGR, encoded by the coding sequence TTGAAACATCGCCTGCCGCACCTATCCCGGAAACACGCGTCCCGTGCCCTGCGCTTGCTGATGCTGCTGGCCCTCGTCGGTTGTCTTCTACTCAAGGGGTTGCCGAGCGACGCACGCGCCCAGGTGCAGAATTCGCCGCAGCAGGCGCAGCCTGAGGATCAACGCCCCACTCCCATCAATCAGGTGCCGCCCAAGCCCACCGGGCTGAATATCTACATCAACGATTACGCCCATTTGCTCAAGCCCGCCGATCGCAGTACCTTGCAAGAGCAGCTGCAAACCCTGGATGAAGCCGGAATCGCCCAGATCTCGGTGGTCATTCTGCCGGATACGGATTTGGAGCTTTCCGAATTGGCCCCGCGCATTCTGAATCAATGGGATATCCAGCACTACAAGAAAAAAGACGGTCTGTTGGTGCTGGTGAATGCCTATCGGGTCACTCAAAGTTTATCAGGGAACCGGATTTTTATTGCCACCGGCTATAATCTGGAAGAGAAGCTACCGGATGCGGTCATTGGCCGCATTCTGGATGAAGTGGCCTTGCCAGCCTTCAATGAAGGCAACTTTTCCGGCGGTATCACTCAGGCCACCCTGGCCGTGGCCAAAATCCTGGCCGGAGATCAAAAACTGACTGAGCATTACAGCCAACCCGCCCCCGATGAAGACGGCTTATGGTTCGTGATCATTCTTGTCATCTTCATTTTGCTGATGTTTTTCAACCGAAAAAACAGAGGTGGCGGCGGATTTTATGGTGGTGGGTATGGGGGCGGCTTTGGCGGTGGCTGGGGAGATGGCGGCGGTGGTTTTGGGGGCGGTTTCGGCGGGGGCGGAGACGCTGGCGGCGGCGGCGGCGCTGGCCGCTAA
- a CDS encoding electron-transfer flavoprotein:ubiquinone oxidoreductase — translation MAERIEYDILLIGGSPSNLALAHHLVDLAKQSGVSFSMAILEKGKEFGAHILSGAVSKPHVIEKLFPDYKDNGFPYEAVCNQSYFSVLANKSKWDVPAALLPAGLKKEGYLVLTLSHVVYWMANKLKEKLAEAPSVTVDFFPGFSAHEVVYDGDTVVGVQVVEKATGNAEEDNIYGKVTCFGDKGFVSRNLIERFKLRDNPQIWSVGVKEVWELPEGSDYTGKVWHTMGFPLVDGSFGGGFIYGMKDRKLTIGMVISLDSPNPNINPQQRLQDLKKHPWVQSLIQGGKMLKYGAALLPEGGYYSLPKKFSVDGALLLGDALGVLDISQLSGVDKAMECGWQAAEVLHEAIQKSDFSEQKLSSYKERVMNSFVGQNLYEGRYFRQAWQENPRLLNNYLPKVMEGVDAGSAHWGLISVGLTHNPVTAVSDALRLKKLMDGKADIGPVRYIEDYKHIVPNFKTSRAIEVNGFDKDTVYSRADAVFYAGTKYHEENRHIDEFNADVCVKCISTYDTLGKETPCVSDCTAEVHRIDDRGGLRHHGMSLENCVQCRTCEIVCPEVNLKVRPTEEGSGPDFMGL, via the coding sequence GTGGCTGAACGAATCGAGTACGATATTTTACTGATTGGGGGGAGTCCTTCCAACCTGGCTTTGGCCCATCATCTGGTGGATCTGGCCAAGCAAAGCGGCGTGTCTTTTTCCATGGCCATTCTGGAAAAGGGCAAGGAGTTTGGCGCCCACATCCTCAGTGGGGCAGTATCCAAGCCGCACGTGATTGAAAAGCTATTTCCCGATTACAAGGACAACGGTTTCCCCTACGAGGCCGTTTGCAACCAGAGTTATTTTTCGGTGCTGGCCAACAAGAGCAAGTGGGATGTCCCGGCGGCCCTGTTGCCTGCGGGCTTGAAGAAAGAGGGCTATCTGGTTTTAACCCTCAGCCACGTGGTGTACTGGATGGCCAACAAGCTGAAAGAGAAACTGGCCGAGGCTCCCAGTGTGACGGTGGACTTTTTCCCCGGCTTTTCCGCCCACGAGGTGGTGTATGACGGGGATACAGTGGTGGGCGTGCAGGTGGTGGAAAAGGCCACCGGCAATGCCGAGGAAGACAATATTTACGGGAAGGTCACCTGCTTTGGCGACAAGGGCTTTGTTTCCCGCAACCTGATTGAACGCTTCAAACTGCGGGACAATCCCCAGATTTGGTCCGTGGGCGTGAAGGAAGTGTGGGAACTGCCGGAAGGCTCTGACTATACGGGCAAGGTCTGGCACACCATGGGCTTCCCTCTGGTAGATGGCAGCTTTGGGGGCGGCTTTATTTACGGTATGAAGGACCGCAAGTTGACCATTGGGATGGTCATTTCGCTGGATTCTCCTAACCCCAACATCAACCCGCAGCAGCGCCTTCAGGATTTGAAAAAGCACCCTTGGGTGCAATCCCTGATTCAGGGCGGTAAAATGCTGAAGTACGGCGCTGCCCTGTTGCCGGAAGGGGGCTATTACAGCCTCCCCAAAAAATTCTCCGTGGATGGGGCCTTGCTGCTGGGCGACGCACTGGGCGTGCTGGATATCAGCCAGCTTTCCGGGGTGGACAAGGCCATGGAATGTGGTTGGCAAGCCGCGGAAGTCTTGCATGAGGCCATCCAGAAGAGCGACTTCAGCGAGCAGAAACTATCCAGCTACAAAGAGCGGGTTATGAACTCCTTTGTGGGTCAAAACCTGTATGAGGGTCGTTACTTCCGGCAGGCCTGGCAGGAAAACCCCCGCTTGCTCAATAACTATCTGCCCAAGGTCATGGAAGGGGTGGATGCGGGGAGCGCTCACTGGGGGCTGATTTCGGTCGGGTTGACCCACAACCCGGTCACTGCGGTGAGTGACGCTTTGCGCCTGAAAAAGCTGATGGACGGCAAGGCCGATATCGGGCCGGTGCGTTATATTGAAGATTACAAGCACATTGTGCCCAACTTCAAGACCAGCCGTGCAATTGAGGTCAACGGTTTTGATAAGGACACCGTCTACTCTCGGGCGGATGCCGTTTTTTACGCCGGAACCAAGTACCACGAAGAGAATCGGCACATCGACGAGTTCAACGCCGATGTGTGCGTGAAGTGTATTTCCACCTACGATACTTTGGGTAAGGAAACGCCCTGCGTGTCCGATTGTACGGCGGAAGTGCATCGGATCGATGACCGGGGTGGCCTGAGGCACCACGGCATGTCGCTGGAGAATTGCGTGCAGTGCCGCACCTGTGAGATTGTTTGCCCGGAGGTGAACCTGAAGGTGCGCCCCACGGAAGAAGGCTCCGGCCCGGACTTTATGGGGCTGTAG
- a CDS encoding electron transfer flavoprotein subunit alpha/FixB family protein → MSAEEPKQEAQESGAWGGGEAAPKPDAEPLREIITPSNKEVIVIAEQVEGQIQPVTLELLGAGRDLADKLGGQLSCVLLGHQLEQAAQTLIQYGAEIVYLADSPELKAYRTLPYKRVITDLLKTFDPPPHILLLGSTTTGRDLAPRIAAFFKTGLTADCTELDIGPYEHTNKADPDKLGLYPGCLYAIRPSFGESLKARILGPWNNPQMATTRPGVMLPLKPDPNRQGEIRHTPVNLLPEDYRLEVLEIVREVQSGVSIADADVVVAGGYGLGGAEGFNVLRELASCFENSAVGASRKVVDAGWIPYSNQVGQTGKTVRPKIYIACGISGAIQHRVGMNKSGLIIAINKDPDAPIFQVAHHGIVGDVFQVVPELIRQLKAAQPVAGASSSEKSLV, encoded by the coding sequence ATGAGTGCAGAAGAACCGAAACAGGAAGCACAGGAATCCGGGGCCTGGGGAGGCGGCGAGGCTGCGCCAAAGCCCGATGCGGAGCCCTTGCGGGAGATTATCACCCCCTCTAACAAAGAAGTGATTGTGATTGCCGAGCAAGTCGAGGGACAGATTCAGCCGGTCACCCTGGAACTCTTGGGGGCGGGCCGGGACTTGGCCGATAAGCTGGGCGGGCAGCTCTCTTGTGTTTTGTTGGGACACCAACTGGAGCAGGCCGCGCAAACGCTCATTCAATACGGTGCTGAGATTGTGTATCTGGCCGATAGCCCCGAATTGAAAGCCTATCGCACCCTGCCGTACAAGCGGGTGATTACCGACTTGTTGAAAACCTTTGATCCCCCGCCGCATATTTTGCTGCTGGGTTCCACCACCACCGGTCGGGATTTGGCCCCCCGGATTGCGGCCTTCTTCAAGACCGGTTTGACCGCCGATTGCACCGAGCTGGATATTGGGCCTTACGAGCATACCAACAAGGCCGATCCAGACAAGCTGGGGCTGTACCCCGGTTGTCTGTACGCCATCCGTCCCAGCTTCGGGGAGAGCCTGAAGGCCCGGATTCTGGGCCCGTGGAACAACCCGCAAATGGCCACTACCCGGCCGGGGGTGATGCTTCCCTTGAAGCCCGATCCCAATCGTCAGGGCGAAATTCGGCACACTCCCGTCAATCTGCTGCCGGAAGATTACCGGCTGGAAGTGCTGGAGATTGTGCGAGAAGTGCAGTCCGGCGTGAGCATTGCCGATGCCGATGTGGTTGTTGCCGGCGGCTATGGTCTGGGTGGGGCTGAAGGCTTCAATGTGTTGCGGGAGCTGGCGAGCTGTTTTGAAAACTCGGCGGTGGGCGCTTCCCGCAAGGTGGTGGACGCTGGCTGGATTCCCTACTCCAATCAGGTGGGGCAAACCGGCAAGACCGTGCGCCCGAAAATCTACATCGCCTGCGGCATTTCCGGGGCCATTCAACACCGGGTGGGTATGAACAAATCCGGCCTGATCATCGCCATCAACAAGGACCCGGATGCCCCTATTTTCCAGGTGGCCCATCATGGCATTGTGGGCGATGTGTTTCAGGTGGTGCCTGAGCTGATTCGGCAGTTGAAAGCGGCCCAACCCGTGGCAGGCGCCAGCAGTTCCGAGAAATCGCTGGTGTAG
- a CDS encoding electron transfer flavoprotein subunit beta/FixA family protein, protein MKASTMNNIYVLIKQVPDQSAKAGINPDGTIDRAKAKRMLNPFDRYALQAALHTKALYGGRVTAISMGPPLAAEILLEAIEHGADQGYLLSDRRLAASDTLATAYALHKVIQHLGVPDLMFCGLQTTDGDTAQVGPQIAERLDLPQVSYCEDFRIEDDKVVARRVIEGGYQWVKMAMPALITVANSSHPLEYKTIRGARRVQQLLRDEAAKNEVIKTVTLDDVGADPVLCGLKGSPTIVAKTDKVAEIGGSCKVRQGEPIEQMVRDVLQTTNLKEFAKL, encoded by the coding sequence GTGAAAGCATCCACTATGAACAATATTTACGTGCTGATTAAGCAGGTCCCGGATCAGTCGGCCAAGGCTGGTATCAACCCGGATGGCACCATCGATCGGGCCAAGGCCAAGCGGATGTTGAATCCGTTTGATCGTTACGCCCTGCAAGCCGCCTTGCATACCAAGGCCTTGTATGGGGGCCGGGTGACGGCCATTTCCATGGGGCCGCCGCTGGCCGCTGAAATTTTGCTTGAGGCCATTGAACACGGGGCGGATCAGGGCTATTTATTGTCCGACCGTCGATTGGCCGCTTCCGATACGCTGGCTACCGCCTACGCCTTGCACAAGGTGATTCAGCATTTGGGGGTGCCGGATTTGATGTTTTGCGGCCTGCAAACCACCGATGGTGATACTGCCCAGGTAGGTCCACAAATCGCTGAGCGTCTGGATTTACCGCAGGTCAGCTATTGCGAGGACTTCAGGATTGAGGACGACAAGGTGGTGGCTCGCCGGGTCATTGAAGGGGGCTATCAGTGGGTCAAAATGGCCATGCCCGCCCTCATTACCGTCGCCAACTCTTCCCACCCGCTGGAGTACAAAACCATTCGTGGGGCTCGCCGGGTGCAGCAATTGCTGCGGGATGAAGCGGCTAAAAACGAAGTGATCAAGACGGTCACTCTGGATGATGTAGGCGCTGATCCGGTGCTGTGCGGCCTGAAGGGGTCGCCCACCATTGTGGCCAAAACCGACAAGGTGGCCGAAATCGGGGGCAGTTGCAAGGTTCGCCAGGGAGAGCCCATTGAGCAGATGGTGCGTGATGTGTTGCAGACTACCAATCTCAAGGAATTTGCCAAGCTATGA